A single Zootoca vivipara chromosome 1, rZooViv1.1, whole genome shotgun sequence DNA region contains:
- the LOC118097654 gene encoding cilia- and flagella-associated protein 77-like: MESFVRRYLDKHKRRASVSDICPPPLLPLTKNDIKPGTENDRIGLVRDTMFQNHLILKPELGRTLRRCAKIPGSDFVYGLSLRGTDGGVPEAIGSWRVMTPTVTKTKEKPKDFIVMNYRGIKAGLFTAREHYLYRQHHDVRRKGADGDRFPRDPPRLPDAMTYGRPYRPSTPFIDVFQNKFGDQWVEENRKNCVYVKEKKHKKRRGMIYDTRTVMLRKYQIPVKKDPLWIMPQFRKIAPHLNTFPSQEDRVKAFKAKEMEAPVRHGQLAQGIYTHL; the protein is encoded by the coding sequence ATGGAATCATTCGTAAGAAGGTACCTTGATAAGCACAAGAGGAGGGCCAGCGTTAGTGATATTTGCCCGCCCCCACTGCTACCACTGACCAAGAATGATATCAAGCCAGGGACAGAAAATGACAGGATTGGACTGGTGAGAGACACCATGTTTCAGAACCACCTCATTCTAAAACCAGAGCTAGGAAGGACCCTCAGGAGGTGCGCAAAGATTCCCGGTTCAGATTTTGTGTATGGATTAAGTCTACGCGGGACCGACGGAGGAGTTCCTGAAGCAATAGGGAGCTGGCGGGTAATGACACCCACTGTCACCAAAACGAAGGAGAAGCCAAAGGACTTCATAGTCATGAACTATAGAGGAATAAAAGCTGGTCTTTTCACAGCAAGGGAACACTACCTGTATCGCCAACACCATGATGTGCGCCGCAAAGGAGCTGATGGGGATAGGTTCCCAAGGGATCCACCTCGTCTTCCCGATGCCATGACCTATGGGAGGCCCTATCGTCCTTCCACCCCCTTCATAGATGTCTTTCAAAATAAGTTTGGGGACCAATGGGTAGAGGAGAACCGAAAAAACTGTGTATATGTTAAAGAAAAGAAGCATAAGAAAAGGCGAGGGATGATCTATGATACACGGACTGTCATGCTGAGGAAATATCAAATACCAGTGAAGAAGGATCCTCTGTGGATCATGCCACAATTTCGGAAAATTGCTCCCCATCTTAACACCTTTCCAAGTCAAGAAGATCGAGTGAAGGCTTTCAAAGCCAAGGAAATGGAAGCTCCAGTTCGACATGGCCAGCTAGCTCAGGGCATTTATACACATTTGTAG
- the NRIP3 gene encoding nuclear receptor-interacting protein 3 isoform X3 — MFYSGLLTDRKDVDLREAASLRQQRRMKQAVQFNHKDSADLLPLDGLKKLGTSKDTQPHNILQRRLMETNMSRLRHNRGSCSQKNEFSLQTNKLNQMKLDGPKKTEQEDLILVCCQCAGKELQVVVDTGCQNNIISSACLERLGLNEHMKSYKPEGEKISLPHSMKVIGHIEHLVLTMGTIHVDCSAIVAEDNDKNFSLGLQTLKSLKCVINLEKYHLILGKTDRVEIPFVSNASAHEEK, encoded by the exons ATGTTTTACTCAGGGCTCCTAACAGACAGAAAGGATGTGGACTTGAGGGAAGCTGCATCTCTCCGACAACAGAGGAGAATGAAGCAGGCAGTGCAGTTTAACCACAAGGACTCGGCTGACCTGCTACCATTAGATGGGCTGAAAAAGCTGGGGACTTCGAAAGACACC caacCACACAACATCCTCCAGAGACGGTTGATGGAGACAAACATGTCCAGATTGCGCCACAACCGGGGAAGCTGCTCTCAGAAGAACGAATTCTCACTCCAGACAAATAAACTGAATCAAATGAAACTGGATGGCCCAAAGAAAACAGAGCAAGAAGACCTCATCCTGGTGTGTTGCCAG TGCGCTGGGAAGGAACTGCAAGTTGTGGTTGATACTGGATGTCAGAACAATATCAtatcatctgcatgtctggagcgACTAGG ATTAAACGAGCACATGAAATCCTATAAACCCGAAGGTGAGAAGATTTCATTGCCACACAGTATGAAAGTGATTGGCCACATAGAACACCTGGTTCTTACCATGGGGACCATTCATGTGGACTGTTCAGCAATTGTGGCAG AAGATAATGATAAAAACTTCTCCCTGGGGTTACAGACACTGAAATCTTTGAAG TGTGTGATAAACCTTGAAAAGTATCACTTGATCTTGGGGAAGACAGACAGGGTAGAAATTCCTTTTGTCAGTAATGCCTCTGCACACGAAGAGAAGTGA
- the NRIP3 gene encoding nuclear receptor-interacting protein 3 isoform X2 — translation MFYSGLLTDRKDVDLREAASLRQQRRMKQAVQFNHKDSADLLPLDGLKKLGTSKDTQPHNILQRRLMETNMSRLRHNRGSCSQKNEFSLQTNKLNQMKLDGPKKTEQEDLILVCCQCAGKELQVVVDTGCQNNIISSACLERLGLNEHMKSYKPEGEKISLPHSMKVIGHIEHLVLTMGTIHVDCSAIVAEDNDKNFSLGLQTLKSLKCVINLEKYHLILGKTDRVEIPFVSNASAHEENTSEA, via the exons ATGTTTTACTCAGGGCTCCTAACAGACAGAAAGGATGTGGACTTGAGGGAAGCTGCATCTCTCCGACAACAGAGGAGAATGAAGCAGGCAGTGCAGTTTAACCACAAGGACTCGGCTGACCTGCTACCATTAGATGGGCTGAAAAAGCTGGGGACTTCGAAAGACACC caacCACACAACATCCTCCAGAGACGGTTGATGGAGACAAACATGTCCAGATTGCGCCACAACCGGGGAAGCTGCTCTCAGAAGAACGAATTCTCACTCCAGACAAATAAACTGAATCAAATGAAACTGGATGGCCCAAAGAAAACAGAGCAAGAAGACCTCATCCTGGTGTGTTGCCAG TGCGCTGGGAAGGAACTGCAAGTTGTGGTTGATACTGGATGTCAGAACAATATCAtatcatctgcatgtctggagcgACTAGG ATTAAACGAGCACATGAAATCCTATAAACCCGAAGGTGAGAAGATTTCATTGCCACACAGTATGAAAGTGATTGGCCACATAGAACACCTGGTTCTTACCATGGGGACCATTCATGTGGACTGTTCAGCAATTGTGGCAG AAGATAATGATAAAAACTTCTCCCTGGGGTTACAGACACTGAAATCTTTGAAG TGTGTGATAAACCTTGAAAAGTATCACTTGATCTTGGGGAAGACAGACAGGGTAGAAATTCCTTTTGTCAGTAATGCCTCTGCACACGAAGAGAA CACTTCTGAGGCCTGA
- the NRIP3 gene encoding nuclear receptor-interacting protein 3 isoform X1, producing the protein MFYSGLLTDRKDVDLREAASLRQQRRMKQAVQFNHKDSADLLPLDGLKKLGTSKDTQPHNILQRRLMETNMSRLRHNRGSCSQKNEFSLQTNKLNQMKLDGPKKTEQEDLILVCCQCAGKELQVVVDTGCQNNIISSACLERLGLNEHMKSYKPEGEKISLPHSMKVIGHIEHLVLTMGTIHVDCSAIVAEDNDKNFSLGLQTLKSLKCVINLEKYHLILGKTDRVEIPFVSNASAHEEKAHPHGSHLRSWFSAVGHSWKPGKCPWKRQVPFSSRISCAGHTGGTAQAGLVAIPVSRVGRLGSSMGCMQPLVLMECGFERLHEHTQSPKLVLCAYVFAIMRLSLAKKQNRANSFVTLVYASHSSTSEA; encoded by the exons ATGTTTTACTCAGGGCTCCTAACAGACAGAAAGGATGTGGACTTGAGGGAAGCTGCATCTCTCCGACAACAGAGGAGAATGAAGCAGGCAGTGCAGTTTAACCACAAGGACTCGGCTGACCTGCTACCATTAGATGGGCTGAAAAAGCTGGGGACTTCGAAAGACACC caacCACACAACATCCTCCAGAGACGGTTGATGGAGACAAACATGTCCAGATTGCGCCACAACCGGGGAAGCTGCTCTCAGAAGAACGAATTCTCACTCCAGACAAATAAACTGAATCAAATGAAACTGGATGGCCCAAAGAAAACAGAGCAAGAAGACCTCATCCTGGTGTGTTGCCAG TGCGCTGGGAAGGAACTGCAAGTTGTGGTTGATACTGGATGTCAGAACAATATCAtatcatctgcatgtctggagcgACTAGG ATTAAACGAGCACATGAAATCCTATAAACCCGAAGGTGAGAAGATTTCATTGCCACACAGTATGAAAGTGATTGGCCACATAGAACACCTGGTTCTTACCATGGGGACCATTCATGTGGACTGTTCAGCAATTGTGGCAG AAGATAATGATAAAAACTTCTCCCTGGGGTTACAGACACTGAAATCTTTGAAG TGTGTGATAAACCTTGAAAAGTATCACTTGATCTTGGGGAAGACAGACAGGGTAGAAATTCCTTTTGTCAGTAATGCCTCTGCACACGAAGAGAA GGCACATCCTCATGGCAGCCACCTGCGCTCCTGGTTCAGTGCTGTAGGACACAGCTGGAAGCCTGGGAAGTGTCCCTGGAAAAGGCAGGTACCTTTTTCCTCCAGGATATCCTGTGCTGGCCATACAGGTGGTACAGCCCAGGCTGGTCTTGTAGCCATCCCTGTCAGCAGAGTGGGCAGGCTGGGAAGCAGCATGGGTTGCATGCAGCCTCTGGTGCTTATGGAGTGTGGGTTTGAACGACTGCATGAGCACACCCAGTCCCCCAAGTTAGTGCTATGTGCATATGTATTTGCTATAATGAGATTGAgcttggcaaaaaaacaaaacagagccaaCTCTTTTGTCACACTGGTTTATGCTTCTCATTCCAGCACTTCTGAGGCCTGA